DNA sequence from the Centroberyx gerrardi isolate f3 chromosome 22, fCenGer3.hap1.cur.20231027, whole genome shotgun sequence genome:
ACAGTGGGTCCCTCCACACAGACCAGGGCCAGGAGGAACATGACCTGGTCAGCGGCATGCCTCCAGACCTCTTCATGGACACCTCGGTTAATGGCCTTCTCATTGGCTCTGCTGGAGTGATGCTCCAAAGCTCTAGAGTAGAGGTCCCACCGCCCCTCTCTCCGCTTCTGCCGCCCATGACTAGCAATGGAGAGATTCCCAGGACTTTTTCGGGGTTCAGCTCTGCAGACAGTCAGGTAGCTGAGAGGGTAAGACACCACCTCAACTTTGACCCTAACTCGGCTCCTGGGGTCAGTCGGGTATACGACTCAGTGCAGAGCAGCGGGCCCATGGTAGTGACCAGCCTGACAGAGGAGCTAAAGAAGCTGGCGAGGCAGGGCTGGTACTGGGGCCCCATTACCCGCTGGGAGGCAGAGGAAAAGCTAGTCAACCTGGCCGACGGCTCATTCCTGGTCAGGGACAGCTCAGACGACAGGTACCTCCTCAGCCTGAGTTTCCGGTCACAGGGCAAAACCCTCCACACCCGCATCGAACACTCCAACGGACGCTTCAGCTTCTATGAGCAGCCGGATGTGGAGGGCCACACATCCATCGTGGACCTAATCGAACACTCCATCAAAGACTCAGAGAATGGAGCTTTTTGCTATTCCAGGTCTCGCTTACCAGGGTCTGCCACCTACCCTGTCAGACTGACCAACCCCGTGTCTCGGTTTATGCAAGTGCGCTCCCTGCAGTACCTGTGTCGCTTTGTCATTAGACAGTACACTAGGATAGACCTGATTCAGAAACTGCCTTTACCCAACAAGATGAAAGATTATCTGCAGGAGAAGCACTACTGAGGACACAGAGACAGGACAATGGTAGCAATTTGCACTTTTGGGTTCAGTTAAGAGATTTAAACAAGGTTTACAGACAACCATAGTTTTGAGATGATTGGTTCTGGTGGCTCTTGATTTGTGTCCAGGTGACTTTGTCACTGTCCAGTCCTCCATTCCACTGTTCAGGGGTTTTTATTTGGGATTGGTCAGTATCAGGTGGCTCTACTTCCAGAGATTCAGGCCTACACAGAATCTCGTGCAGGAATGTGGCAGAGGTATACAACAAAGTTATCTTAGTTGCTTACATTAGATGCATACATGAAACATGCATTTTAATGTATGGGAAATTGTAATATCCAGTGGTGCAAATAGAGCaggttttcacattttcaccatcTCCATTAAATGTGGGCCTGTAGAAAAATAAGGTTTCACTTTAAATTTCACTTGGTtgaatttgaaaatgcattgaATTTTTACCCATTGGACTGAATATTTCAGAGACCTTTTCAGTGAGGGAAAATTAAAACTTAGGCTTTACATCCATAGTTTTAAATGAGGTGATTATCAACAACAAAGCCCCCTGCAGACTGACCAATTTTGATAATCTTTTAAGTTTTAGTACACATCAGATTGTGTGATGTGACCAATGCAAAAAAATCTTTCTCAGCCTAGTCAGACTGTGCGGAATGGCAGCCCGTTCTGCTGTTATACGGTGCCATTGGTTGAATAACGAGACTGTGCTATATAACAAGTGATGATTAGCCAGCCCGTGCATTTCATGTAACGTCAAGAAAACACTAATGTCGAAGATGATTTAGCATTAATTGTAGCCCCCAGTTGTATTCATCACATAACCAGCCGTTCACAAATTTACGGGGATAACTTCTCACCCAATAGATGCAGTCCATCCGTTATATCTTTTGGTTCTGTTGTATGTTTCAGATGACGCATTAGAAAGACATTTGTACTCATGCCCTTAGCTTATCCCACTGGATATTCACCTTACCTTAGACTGGGGCAGGCTTTGTTTTTGAgtttgtcatgtttgtcatttacATCTGTACTGGTATGCCAACGTAGTCATTACCTGCTGGGTGCCAATTGGTCACTCACTGGGGTAGAGTTGTAACACTATCCAAACTACATCATTATGGCACTAAATTTCTCCAAACTGCTGCGCTTATATGGCCGTCCCTCACCGTGTCACACTGAATGGCCCAAGTccacatgaaaaatgtcttcTAGCTAAAGACGGCCAAAATTTGCCAGTCTGCCAGAGGCTTTAAAACAATTTGGTGAAAGAAATTGCTTTAGGGAAACAAATTGTATGGCTGCATGTAGCCGTTTTACAATGTTCAAGCCTAAAGGTACTGACAATGCTGTTTTTTCATATTGTAGTGCTGTTCAAAGTAATAGCAGTGAGTTGATGTATAGACCTTTTTTAAAATTCACATACAAATAAGTAACTTTAAGATAACAATAAAGCTAAATCTTTCTGCATTAGGAATGTTGCAAAAACTGCACCACAGCTCAGGCCTAACAACTTTTTCACTATCTGTAATGCTTGTATCTGCATGTAGTAAAGGCTTTAAGACTGTCAAGTAAGTGCACTGTAGACTTACTCTAAATGACAAAAGATGTCATGGCAAGAGGGTAAAGAAAGATTTTGGCTAATTATGTTGTTAAAGCGCAAGTCAGAAATGGCTACGTTTATTTAATGCACGGATGCATTTACCTTAGACAATTCATAAGTGAAGTAATTTACCCTCATTACCCTACAACTTGAAATGGACCTCTAGCCAATTGACCTAATTCCATATGTGGGGGTGGTTCTTTCTTAGCCTCTAAATGCCAGTAATGAGCTGGACCCAGATCAAAGGAATCCCAAAAATGGTGTGAGCTTAGGTAGAGGGATTTGGGAAAGCCAGGGTTAAGTCTCTGCGTCATATTTTGGAGTGACGCCAGGGGCTCAGGCATATGACAAAAGTTCCATCACAGCTGCATGACATCATTACTCTGTACTGTCATATGGGTTTCAAGGACATTGAAAGCATATGATTATTGCCATTGCTTATTCACATTGTCCCCACAGAGCTGTACTACCCCACAGATTGTCTCTCTACTGGGCTGTTTGTGCCAGAGCAAAGGGAAGAGCACACAGTATGCTACGCAAGTGCTTTATACGGATACTTTGACAGGGAATTGTGTTTTCACATTATGTCTGAGCATCTTTTTTGACATCAGTGTCCTTAAAAGTATTTGGAAAATGTCTCTCAGACAACTTTGGTAGGTTGTTAGCGCATAGTTCTAGTTTTAGTTAGCGAGATCTGTTGGTGTCTGAGGAAGTTACCATGAGTCTAGCACAGCAGAAATTAGATAGGAACATTGAATGGTGTTGCATGTTTAAAGACTTAGCATTTTACAGCTTTGAATTGTATAGGAATGAAGGATCTAGgttgtgtgtttggctgtgtaGAGGgatactttttttctttctttttttgttttgtttttttttctcagtcacAAACATGAGCTGGACATTCTGTGTACAAGAAACATATTTTTGTTAGAATCTTTCAGTGAGTTCTTTTGTGACATTTGCCGTCTGGGGGATGAGGCTGTACAAAAGGAATGTACGCGTGTTTGAGGTATCCATTTTATCTGCCCACAGACCAGTTGCAGAAAGCATGCGGAATCATAAAAAAACTACATTGACACGTTTTTGCACTTGAATATTCTCCATTGACATGCTTGGAtcctcttctccctagagttgTCCTTCAGATGgtggtgttaaaaaaaaaaaaagaaagaaaaagaagaagttaCACCAGTCCAACTCTTTGGACCTGAGTGCACATTTGTCATTATGTGTTCATGTAACTGTTTAGATTAAATTGAGAtcgttgttttgttttcatcatatGTGGGATATAAAGGGTAAGGCACCAGCATCATATCATCACCTCTGTTAATGTTCCTGGGCTGTCAAGGAATGTGATCATGGCAAGAATGTGGATGTAAAATTGAGGCgattttacttttttcctttgtgtgttttttttttttttttaaagtttaaatgTGAAAGTAAAATGTTAGTCTTTTTAATACAATGTACTTTTAATTGTATTTCCATCTTAATTTGCAATTTGTTGTCAGATTCTGACAAGCAGGAACCAATTTGATAAATACAAGATATGgtgttgctgctgtgattttctaaCTACTTAAGTAGCCTGGGATTAATTCAGTTCATTATCATTAAGCATTATTGCCTTCAATGTTTGAATCTAGAGGTTGATACTTGTTCAAACCGCTGAAGCATTTTGAATTCATAACAGCTGTTAAGCACTTAACCAGCtccaaggattttttttgtgcatCTCTGCAAATGAAGGCGATTGTTTACAACAGTATGTTTGGTAaatgcccctcccctcccctcctgttttttgtttacCCTCTCACATGAACATCTTGGTACAATTTGAACTcttatttcatttcaatgtgtTATACACATTTGTGCTGCTTATGAATATGATTGCCTTTCTTGTATTTAACAATGGGGAAATAGAATGTCACCATGT
Encoded proteins:
- the socs6a gene encoding suppressor of cytokine signaling 6; this encodes MKKISLKTIRKSLNIKGKEEGDFVMLQQPSLTTDFSKEESLFGGCYTKDLSGCDLGGEEDKGGQNKGRSKSESLMGSLKRRLSAKQKAKVKGGSSAMGSVDDDDTFSSSSVPISFNEVKAQRPLRSASLRSHHYSPSPWPLRSVNSDDACIKMEVKVKAMVHSPSPSPNLNGVRKEFHDFQMEGLFQDQAESLKNLQQPQNGELHLNIDEHDVPVVLGLTPQDYIQYTMPLDEGMYPEGSHSFCLESSSPMEVVTEADSGSLHTDQGQEEHDLVSGMPPDLFMDTSVNGLLIGSAGVMLQSSRVEVPPPLSPLLPPMTSNGEIPRTFSGFSSADSQVAERVRHHLNFDPNSAPGVSRVYDSVQSSGPMVVTSLTEELKKLARQGWYWGPITRWEAEEKLVNLADGSFLVRDSSDDRYLLSLSFRSQGKTLHTRIEHSNGRFSFYEQPDVEGHTSIVDLIEHSIKDSENGAFCYSRSRLPGSATYPVRLTNPVSRFMQVRSLQYLCRFVIRQYTRIDLIQKLPLPNKMKDYLQEKHY